A window from Salminus brasiliensis chromosome 7, fSalBra1.hap2, whole genome shotgun sequence encodes these proteins:
- the odad3 gene encoding coiled-coil domain-containing protein 151 isoform X1, translated as MMPATSPDSIRPPIHEQISELQRKIQLLEGDRSAFYESSQNTIKKNRESILQLREENRRLSTRLAHARRGDEQEIREVFQSRSEKAAFRNMSGKAAVQVLDQKVCDKMKKLNALKHTTHTHRRRLEELRAQYDNLRGERRNPKTEENTTSEGDLAELHPQQQNLRVLENRLEKAQLKCQEAEHIMRSYLKLKEHLQEESLAFEPQLDELEAEILKQRQELQQLQDMNHQAHLAKEAAKEELQQQEEQVYRERRERELILNQYKKQVKERRAQAERGERRAQRVALHPDELSSEAHRSAAGGGEEERVLSSFEEAFQLIREATGVTNTQEVVDKFISQKDTQTHLEEMKLESEAKLQRLKEERDTLHTHFQEMKYSGETNLTSARQELEECKCHLQAEQQRQDAAKEKLEWLTHTLSTVSAGIEHLHDKLQHITLPQSEVCVESDSADGVVELLQEAENKLQRLQEELQDKDLHTLLKEMEEEEFHTSIEGRLPQYNTRITLPDTQRPDLYEEEEDSGDDEGDVITRASLKRQSQLIIDSKTRRKTRLRKKRGKL; from the exons ATGATGCCGGCCACCAGCCCGGACTCCATCAGACCCCCCATCCACGAGCAGATCAGCGAACTGCAGAGGAAAATCCAGCTGCTGG AGGGCGACAGAAGCGCGTTTTATGAGAGTTCCCAAAACACCATAAAGAAGAACAGGGAGAGCATCCTGCAGCTGCGCGAGGAGAACAGGAGACTGAGCACGAGACTGGCACACGCGCGCaga ggagATGAGCAGGAGATTAGGGAGGTGTTTCAGAGCCGCTCAGAGAAGGCTGCGTTTAGGAACATGTCCGGGAAG gcgGCAGTGCAGGTGCTGGATCAGAAGGTGTGTGATAAGATGAAGAAGCTGAACGCTCtgaaacacaccacacacacacaccgccggCGGCTGGAGGAGCTGAGAGCTCAGTACGACAAtctgagaggagagaggagaaaccCAAAGACAGAGGAGAACACCACG AGTGAAGGGGACCTGGCTGAGCTTCATCCCCAACAG cagaaCCTGCGTGTGTTGGAGAACCGGTTGGAGAAAGCACAGCTGAAGTGTCAGGAGGCTGAACACATCATGAGGAGCTACCTGAAACTGAAGGAACACCTGCAG gaggaGAGTCTGGCGTTTGAGCCGCAGCTGGACGAGTTGGAGGCTGAGATCCTAAAGCAGAGACAGGAGCTCCAGCAGCTGCAGGACATGAACCACCAGGCCCACCTGGCCAAAGAGGCAGcgaag gaggagctacagcagcaggaggagcaggtgtATCGGGAGCGGAGGGAGAGGGAGCTGATCCTTAACCAGTACAAGAAACAGGTGAAGGAGCGTCGAGCCCAGGCCGAGAGAGGAGAGCGCCGA GCCCAGCGGGTGGCGCTGCACCCTGATGAGCTGAGCAGTGAGGCCCATCGCAGCGCTGCAGGAGGGGGCGAGGAGGAGAGAGTTCTCTCCAGCTTTGAGGAGGCCTTCCAGCTCATCAGAGAGGCCACCGGAGTGACCAACACACAg gaggtgGTGGACAAGTTTATCTCTCAGAAGGACACTCAGACACATCTGGAGGAGATGAAGCTGGAGAGCGAGGCCAAACTGCAGCGgctgaaggaggagagagacacgctgcacacacactttcaggAGATGAAGTACTCGGGAGAGACCAACCTGACCAG tgcaCGACAGGAGTTGGAAGAGTGTAAGTGCCACCTGCAGGCAGAACAACAGAGACAAGATGCAGCTAAAGAGAAGCTGGaatggctcacacacacactcagcaccgTCAGCGCTGGCATAGAGCACCTACATGACAAGCTGCAGCACATCAcactg ccccagtctgaggtgtgtgtggagTCGGACTCTGCtgatggtgtggtggagctgctgCAGGAGGCCGAGAACAAACTGCAGCGTCTGCAGGAGGAGCTGCAGGATAAAgacctacacacactgctgaaggagatggaggaggaggag TTTCATACCAGTATCGAGGGGAGGCTTCCGCAGTATAACACCCGTATCACACTGCCTGACACCCAGAGACCCGACCTATATGAag AAGAGGAAGACAGCGGCGATGACGAAGGTGACGTCATCACTCGAGCGTCCCTCAAGCGTCAGTCTCAGCTCATCATCGACTCCAAGACCAGGAGGAAGACTCGCCTGAGGAAGAAGAGGGGCAAACTGTGA
- the odad3 gene encoding coiled-coil domain-containing protein 151 isoform X2, which produces MMPATSPDSIRPPIHEQISELQRKIQLLEGDRSAFYESSQNTIKKNRESILQLREENRRLSTRLAHARRGDEQEIREVFQSRSEKAAFRNMSGKAAVQVLDQKVCDKMKKLNALKHTTHTHRRRLEELRAQYDNLRGERRNPKTEENTTSEGDLAELHPQQNLRVLENRLEKAQLKCQEAEHIMRSYLKLKEHLQEESLAFEPQLDELEAEILKQRQELQQLQDMNHQAHLAKEAAKEELQQQEEQVYRERRERELILNQYKKQVKERRAQAERGERRAQRVALHPDELSSEAHRSAAGGGEEERVLSSFEEAFQLIREATGVTNTQEVVDKFISQKDTQTHLEEMKLESEAKLQRLKEERDTLHTHFQEMKYSGETNLTSARQELEECKCHLQAEQQRQDAAKEKLEWLTHTLSTVSAGIEHLHDKLQHITLPQSEVCVESDSADGVVELLQEAENKLQRLQEELQDKDLHTLLKEMEEEEFHTSIEGRLPQYNTRITLPDTQRPDLYEEEEDSGDDEGDVITRASLKRQSQLIIDSKTRRKTRLRKKRGKL; this is translated from the exons ATGATGCCGGCCACCAGCCCGGACTCCATCAGACCCCCCATCCACGAGCAGATCAGCGAACTGCAGAGGAAAATCCAGCTGCTGG AGGGCGACAGAAGCGCGTTTTATGAGAGTTCCCAAAACACCATAAAGAAGAACAGGGAGAGCATCCTGCAGCTGCGCGAGGAGAACAGGAGACTGAGCACGAGACTGGCACACGCGCGCaga ggagATGAGCAGGAGATTAGGGAGGTGTTTCAGAGCCGCTCAGAGAAGGCTGCGTTTAGGAACATGTCCGGGAAG gcgGCAGTGCAGGTGCTGGATCAGAAGGTGTGTGATAAGATGAAGAAGCTGAACGCTCtgaaacacaccacacacacacaccgccggCGGCTGGAGGAGCTGAGAGCTCAGTACGACAAtctgagaggagagaggagaaaccCAAAGACAGAGGAGAACACCACG AGTGAAGGGGACCTGGCTGAGCTTCATCCCCAACAG aaCCTGCGTGTGTTGGAGAACCGGTTGGAGAAAGCACAGCTGAAGTGTCAGGAGGCTGAACACATCATGAGGAGCTACCTGAAACTGAAGGAACACCTGCAG gaggaGAGTCTGGCGTTTGAGCCGCAGCTGGACGAGTTGGAGGCTGAGATCCTAAAGCAGAGACAGGAGCTCCAGCAGCTGCAGGACATGAACCACCAGGCCCACCTGGCCAAAGAGGCAGcgaag gaggagctacagcagcaggaggagcaggtgtATCGGGAGCGGAGGGAGAGGGAGCTGATCCTTAACCAGTACAAGAAACAGGTGAAGGAGCGTCGAGCCCAGGCCGAGAGAGGAGAGCGCCGA GCCCAGCGGGTGGCGCTGCACCCTGATGAGCTGAGCAGTGAGGCCCATCGCAGCGCTGCAGGAGGGGGCGAGGAGGAGAGAGTTCTCTCCAGCTTTGAGGAGGCCTTCCAGCTCATCAGAGAGGCCACCGGAGTGACCAACACACAg gaggtgGTGGACAAGTTTATCTCTCAGAAGGACACTCAGACACATCTGGAGGAGATGAAGCTGGAGAGCGAGGCCAAACTGCAGCGgctgaaggaggagagagacacgctgcacacacactttcaggAGATGAAGTACTCGGGAGAGACCAACCTGACCAG tgcaCGACAGGAGTTGGAAGAGTGTAAGTGCCACCTGCAGGCAGAACAACAGAGACAAGATGCAGCTAAAGAGAAGCTGGaatggctcacacacacactcagcaccgTCAGCGCTGGCATAGAGCACCTACATGACAAGCTGCAGCACATCAcactg ccccagtctgaggtgtgtgtggagTCGGACTCTGCtgatggtgtggtggagctgctgCAGGAGGCCGAGAACAAACTGCAGCGTCTGCAGGAGGAGCTGCAGGATAAAgacctacacacactgctgaaggagatggaggaggaggag TTTCATACCAGTATCGAGGGGAGGCTTCCGCAGTATAACACCCGTATCACACTGCCTGACACCCAGAGACCCGACCTATATGAag AAGAGGAAGACAGCGGCGATGACGAAGGTGACGTCATCACTCGAGCGTCCCTCAAGCGTCAGTCTCAGCTCATCATCGACTCCAAGACCAGGAGGAAGACTCGCCTGAGGAAGAAGAGGGGCAAACTGTGA
- the odad3 gene encoding coiled-coil domain-containing protein 151 isoform X3 codes for MMPATSPDSIRPPIHEQISELQRKIQLLEGDRSAFYESSQNTIKKNRESILQLREENRRLSTRLAHARRGDEQEIREVFQSRSEKAAFRNMSGKAAVQVLDQKVCDKMKKLNALKHTTHTHRRRLEELRAQYDNLRGERRNPKTEENTTQNLRVLENRLEKAQLKCQEAEHIMRSYLKLKEHLQEESLAFEPQLDELEAEILKQRQELQQLQDMNHQAHLAKEAAKEELQQQEEQVYRERRERELILNQYKKQVKERRAQAERGERRAQRVALHPDELSSEAHRSAAGGGEEERVLSSFEEAFQLIREATGVTNTQEVVDKFISQKDTQTHLEEMKLESEAKLQRLKEERDTLHTHFQEMKYSGETNLTSARQELEECKCHLQAEQQRQDAAKEKLEWLTHTLSTVSAGIEHLHDKLQHITLPQSEVCVESDSADGVVELLQEAENKLQRLQEELQDKDLHTLLKEMEEEEFHTSIEGRLPQYNTRITLPDTQRPDLYEEEEDSGDDEGDVITRASLKRQSQLIIDSKTRRKTRLRKKRGKL; via the exons ATGATGCCGGCCACCAGCCCGGACTCCATCAGACCCCCCATCCACGAGCAGATCAGCGAACTGCAGAGGAAAATCCAGCTGCTGG AGGGCGACAGAAGCGCGTTTTATGAGAGTTCCCAAAACACCATAAAGAAGAACAGGGAGAGCATCCTGCAGCTGCGCGAGGAGAACAGGAGACTGAGCACGAGACTGGCACACGCGCGCaga ggagATGAGCAGGAGATTAGGGAGGTGTTTCAGAGCCGCTCAGAGAAGGCTGCGTTTAGGAACATGTCCGGGAAG gcgGCAGTGCAGGTGCTGGATCAGAAGGTGTGTGATAAGATGAAGAAGCTGAACGCTCtgaaacacaccacacacacacaccgccggCGGCTGGAGGAGCTGAGAGCTCAGTACGACAAtctgagaggagagaggagaaaccCAAAGACAGAGGAGAACACCACG cagaaCCTGCGTGTGTTGGAGAACCGGTTGGAGAAAGCACAGCTGAAGTGTCAGGAGGCTGAACACATCATGAGGAGCTACCTGAAACTGAAGGAACACCTGCAG gaggaGAGTCTGGCGTTTGAGCCGCAGCTGGACGAGTTGGAGGCTGAGATCCTAAAGCAGAGACAGGAGCTCCAGCAGCTGCAGGACATGAACCACCAGGCCCACCTGGCCAAAGAGGCAGcgaag gaggagctacagcagcaggaggagcaggtgtATCGGGAGCGGAGGGAGAGGGAGCTGATCCTTAACCAGTACAAGAAACAGGTGAAGGAGCGTCGAGCCCAGGCCGAGAGAGGAGAGCGCCGA GCCCAGCGGGTGGCGCTGCACCCTGATGAGCTGAGCAGTGAGGCCCATCGCAGCGCTGCAGGAGGGGGCGAGGAGGAGAGAGTTCTCTCCAGCTTTGAGGAGGCCTTCCAGCTCATCAGAGAGGCCACCGGAGTGACCAACACACAg gaggtgGTGGACAAGTTTATCTCTCAGAAGGACACTCAGACACATCTGGAGGAGATGAAGCTGGAGAGCGAGGCCAAACTGCAGCGgctgaaggaggagagagacacgctgcacacacactttcaggAGATGAAGTACTCGGGAGAGACCAACCTGACCAG tgcaCGACAGGAGTTGGAAGAGTGTAAGTGCCACCTGCAGGCAGAACAACAGAGACAAGATGCAGCTAAAGAGAAGCTGGaatggctcacacacacactcagcaccgTCAGCGCTGGCATAGAGCACCTACATGACAAGCTGCAGCACATCAcactg ccccagtctgaggtgtgtgtggagTCGGACTCTGCtgatggtgtggtggagctgctgCAGGAGGCCGAGAACAAACTGCAGCGTCTGCAGGAGGAGCTGCAGGATAAAgacctacacacactgctgaaggagatggaggaggaggag TTTCATACCAGTATCGAGGGGAGGCTTCCGCAGTATAACACCCGTATCACACTGCCTGACACCCAGAGACCCGACCTATATGAag AAGAGGAAGACAGCGGCGATGACGAAGGTGACGTCATCACTCGAGCGTCCCTCAAGCGTCAGTCTCAGCTCATCATCGACTCCAAGACCAGGAGGAAGACTCGCCTGAGGAAGAAGAGGGGCAAACTGTGA